The following proteins come from a genomic window of Lycium ferocissimum isolate CSIRO_LF1 chromosome 4, AGI_CSIRO_Lferr_CH_V1, whole genome shotgun sequence:
- the LOC132051880 gene encoding NAC domain-containing protein 2-like, producing the protein MTAAELQLPPGFRFHPTDEELVMHYLCRKCASQPIAVPIVAEIDLYKFDPWDLPDLALYGEKEWYFFSPRDRKYPNGSRPNRAAGTGYWKATGADKPIGNPKAVGIKKALVFYAGKAPKGEKTNWIMHEYRLAHVDRSARKNNNSSRLDDWVLCRIYNKKGSIEKINRKMNTGVYMDKVESPVDRKPEILPPLPPPAQQVNNDFFYLDPSDSVPKIHSDSSCSEHVLSPDFTCEREVQSEPKLTDWEKATLELPFNYMDATTGATTVDNSLLGSQFQSSYQMSPLQDMFMHLQKPF; encoded by the exons atgacagCAGCAGAGTTGCAGTTACCTCCAGGTTTCAGATTTCACCCAACTGATGAAGAGCTTGTGATGCATTATTTATGCCGAAAATGCGCCTCTCAGCCAATTGCTGTACCAATTGTAGCTGAAATTGACCTCTACAAGTTTGACCCTTGGGATCTTCCAG atTTGGCATTGTATGGAGAGAAAGAATGGTACTTCTTTTCACCTCGAGATCGGAAGTATCCGAATGGTTCACGCCCAAATCGAGCTGCCGGAACCGGTTACTGGAAAGCGACCGGTGCCGATAAGCCGATCGGAAACCCGAAAGCGGTTGGAATTAAGAAAGCATTGGTGTTTTACGCTGGCAAGGCACCTAAAGGAGAGAAGACTAATTGGATCATGCATGAATATCGCCTTGCTCATGTTGATCGATCTGCTCGTAAGAATAACAACAGCTCAAGG CTGGATGATTGGGTTTTATGCCGAATATACAACAAAAAGGGATCTATTGAGAAGATTAACCGGAAAATGAACACAGGCGTCTATATGGATAAGGTTGAATCTCCAGTAGATAGAAAACCGGAGATTCTACCACCACTACCACCGCCAGCTCAGCAAGTGAATAATGATTTCTTCTATTTAGATCCATCGGATTCAGTTCCAAAGATCCACTCAGATTCGAGCTGCTCGGAACACGTGCTTTCGCCAGATTTCACGTGCGAGAGGGAAGTTCAAAGTGAGCCAAAGTTAACTGACTGGGAAAAAGCTACCCTTGAACTTCCATTTAATTACATGGATGCCACTACTGGTGCTACAACTGTGGATAATAGCTTGTTAGGTTCTCAATTTCAGAGCAGTTATCAGATGTCGCCGTTGCAGGATATGTTCATGCACCTGCAAAAACCTTTTTAA